Proteins from a genomic interval of Pecten maximus chromosome 13, xPecMax1.1, whole genome shotgun sequence:
- the LOC117340916 gene encoding beta-1,3-galactosyltransferase 1-like isoform X1 has translation MADLIHMIKNGGVMVFSNLQRKARSRQLLAIVCIVSFIIFFIHGPNIFHVKYRNSVVYNHTEAYKYRHEQCYNCNPHDFKLLINSDKICEVSSSSPEVNILVLISSIHKNRERRDMYRKTWLTYTKNNTADIRYAFIFGDINDTDANAALLEESKLYNDILQEDFHDSYTNLSIKTMMAFKWASTHCAHAQYLMKTDDDMYVNIPGVRKAIRDNSQQLQTSIGGKCFPEADPVRDKTSKWYVSYQYYPKKYYPGYCSGTGYVTSMRMLKDVYKVSKHVPFFYLEDVFVSLCVERIGKSLHFIEGFNSGIVSPINSKVYKSETMRTSHRVSPKLLLKLWNNECYGEQVLSGFEEGAEKNWEDC, from the coding sequence ATGGCCGACTTGATTCATATGATAAAGAACGGTGGTGTGATGGTGTTTTCCAATTTACAAAGGAAGGCACGCTCTCGGCAGCTACTTGCAATAGTGTGTATTGTGAGttttataattttctttattcACGGACCAAatatttttcatgtaaaatatagaaattcTGTGGTGTACAATCATACCGAGGCCTATAAGTATCGTCACGAGCAGTGTTACAACTGTAACCCACATGATTTCAAACTTCTCATCAACAGTGACAAGATCTGTGAAGTAAGTTCTTCTTCACCGGAAGTTAACATATTGGTACTCATTTCCAGTATCCACAAAAACAGAGAACGAAGAGATATGTATCGAAAAACATGGCTGACatatacaaaaaacaacacGGCAGACATCAGGTACGCCTTCATATTCGGCGATATCAATGATACAGACGCAAATGCAGCATTATTAGAGGAGAGTAAACTCTATAACGATATTCTACAAGAAGATTTTCATGATTCATATACTAATTTGTCAATCAAAACAATGATGGCCTTTAAATGGGCATCTACACATTGTGCGCACGCGCAATATTTGATGAAGACCGATGACGACATGTACGTCAATATACCCGGTGTTAGGAAAGCTATTAGAGATAATTCCCAACAACTTCAAACATCCATCGGAGGCAAGTGTTTTCCTGAAGCAGATCCTGTACGGGACAAAACATCTAAGTGGTACGTGTCCTACCAGTATTATCCTAAAAAATATTACCCAGGATACTGTTCCGGAACAGGCTACGTCACAAGTATGAGAATGTTGAAAGACGTATATAAAGTCTCCAAACATGTTCCATTTTTCTATCTGGAGGATGTGTTTGTTTCATTATGTGTTGAAAGAATCGGTAAAAGTCTTCACTTCATTGAAGGATTCAACAGTGGGATCGTTTCTCCTATCAATAGTAAAGTATACAAAAGTGAAACTATGCGTACCTCGCATCGTGTATCACCGAAACTACTTCTTAAACTCTGGAATAACGAGTGTTACGGTGAACAAGTACTATCAGGATTTGAAGAAGGTGCAGAGAAGAATTGGGAAGATTGTTAA